A genome region from Dickeya dadantii NCPPB 898 includes the following:
- a CDS encoding HNH endonuclease — MANIRSRSESPEIEADRKKVMDMESQYNDLIVDSGLAAAGAAPPPFGTAADVVSLGRSLFKGDWGGAALDALGFIPILGDGAKAGKIAAKVEKVTAALSKAKAALNTKVFATTRENAKKYWKELIAKRKQEKLDKELGKCKTEECKKLAKEKFEKDKSMDPGRLPSSEKGSWVGPDGKPCPPGTGMYKPDPEKNKSLYEVVTRHGKEGVPFKDGHPDFSGFPPLKDGKPIGDGGKPYQVEIDMKGNGSDFSSARNAFSEKYGKKLPKDQERLGTWHHEPDGVTMSLVDKDIHTAYKNSETGSVNSGTPHVGGDSMWRSEDF; from the coding sequence ATGGCGAATATCAGATCGCGAAGCGAAAGCCCGGAGATCGAAGCCGATCGCAAAAAAGTGATGGATATGGAGTCACAATATAACGACCTGATCGTGGATAGCGGTCTGGCAGCGGCAGGGGCTGCGCCACCGCCGTTTGGTACGGCGGCGGACGTCGTATCGTTAGGACGTTCATTATTTAAAGGTGACTGGGGCGGAGCCGCCCTTGATGCTTTAGGGTTTATCCCGATACTGGGTGATGGGGCTAAAGCTGGAAAAATCGCGGCAAAAGTGGAAAAAGTCACCGCTGCGCTGTCGAAAGCCAAAGCAGCCCTGAATACAAAAGTATTTGCGACAACACGGGAAAACGCCAAGAAATACTGGAAAGAGCTAATAGCAAAAAGAAAGCAGGAAAAACTGGATAAAGAGCTGGGGAAATGTAAAACAGAAGAATGTAAAAAACTGGCCAAAGAAAAATTTGAGAAAGATAAATCAATGGATCCAGGACGCCTCCCCTCCTCCGAAAAAGGGAGTTGGGTGGGACCTGATGGTAAACCCTGCCCACCCGGTACGGGTATGTACAAGCCTGATCCAGAGAAGAATAAAAGTCTCTATGAAGTGGTTACACGCCATGGCAAAGAAGGTGTTCCTTTCAAAGACGGACACCCCGATTTTTCAGGTTTCCCACCATTAAAAGATGGCAAACCCATCGGTGATGGGGGCAAGCCCTATCAAGTAGAAATTGATATGAAAGGTAATGGAAGCGATTTCAGCTCAGCAAGAAATGCCTTTTCAGAAAAATACGGCAAAAAACTACCTAAAGACCAAGAGCGGCTTGGCACATGGCACCATGAACCGGATGGCGTTACAATGAGCTTAGTCGACAAAGATATACACACTGCATATAAAAATAGTGAAACAGGTAGTGTAAATAGTGGAACACCACATGTAGGCGGTGACTCAATGTGGCGCAGCGAGGATTTTTAG
- a CDS encoding DUF4123 domain-containing protein translates to MLENPYDAVSDSLKTTVFTPAMIHEDDQEKTLHTFLLLNAAASPDIAVCLEGFAPIYRSLFDVSVLDNLGHVAPYLVQVDAHSDVLDWWLADGYMRQWGIIVRSSLSLIPLVRHFKKFTKVTNGGKTYFFRFYQPKTFNQFIPRLTQEQLAAFFAPLYAVYAETTDEPERLMYYTHDTNKLHVAQLVLPITPSHKESPTHVAL, encoded by the coding sequence ATGCTGGAAAATCCGTATGACGCGGTGAGTGATAGCCTGAAAACAACGGTATTCACGCCTGCAATGATCCATGAAGATGACCAGGAAAAAACGTTACACACCTTTCTGTTACTGAATGCAGCAGCCAGTCCAGACATTGCTGTCTGCCTGGAGGGTTTTGCACCGATCTACCGCTCGTTATTCGATGTGTCCGTTCTGGATAATCTCGGCCATGTCGCACCTTACCTAGTGCAGGTTGATGCGCACAGCGATGTGCTGGACTGGTGGCTGGCAGACGGCTATATGCGGCAGTGGGGAATCATCGTGCGCAGTTCCTTGTCACTGATACCACTGGTCAGGCATTTCAAAAAATTCACCAAAGTGACTAATGGTGGAAAAACCTACTTTTTCCGTTTCTATCAGCCGAAGACGTTTAACCAGTTTATTCCACGCCTGACGCAGGAACAGTTGGCGGCATTCTTTGCCCCGCTTTATGCGGTATATGCGGAAACCACGGATGAGCCAGAGCGATTGATGTATTACACCCATGACACGAATAAATTGCATGTGGCGCAACTGGTCTTGCCTATCACACCATCACATAAGGAGAGCCCAACGCATGTGGCACTTTGA
- a CDS encoding ATP-grasp domain-containing protein — protein MYTEHKQTFIENWPETLLTLSFQSEGIELHERDVIAIGACTSEFMDAKRLLEKPLFSEQLRDDIEYILSKFTTPVFVRFGGVSYHEATIPRANSVDDVIRQLSVSSHRVASYLWDCLQSSTPAWLFLRGWHDIPRWSEFRCFIKDGNVVGVSQYHCLEYFPFLTEHADEIRQQIIQFLQKLIPLLHMDSVVADIAITHQNGQYDTMLIELNPFIQRTDACLFSWLNGGDFNGRIRVNLSQADALAEKRRRPYLL, from the coding sequence ATGTACACTGAGCACAAACAGACTTTTATCGAAAACTGGCCGGAAACGCTTTTGACGCTTTCTTTCCAGAGCGAAGGCATTGAGCTTCATGAACGGGACGTTATAGCGATCGGTGCTTGTACTAGCGAGTTCATGGATGCGAAACGATTACTGGAAAAGCCACTATTTTCTGAACAATTACGCGATGATATCGAGTATATATTGTCGAAATTTACTACGCCGGTTTTCGTGAGATTTGGTGGTGTCAGTTATCATGAAGCAACCATTCCGCGGGCCAACAGCGTGGATGACGTGATCAGGCAATTGTCTGTTTCCAGTCATCGAGTGGCATCCTATCTTTGGGATTGTCTGCAATCATCAACACCAGCCTGGCTATTTTTGCGGGGATGGCATGATATTCCACGATGGAGCGAATTCAGGTGCTTTATAAAGGATGGTAACGTCGTCGGTGTATCCCAATATCATTGTCTGGAATATTTTCCTTTCTTAACCGAACATGCCGATGAAATACGCCAACAAATCATTCAGTTTCTGCAAAAATTGATACCGTTACTACATATGGATAGTGTTGTTGCAGATATCGCAATTACCCATCAGAACGGACAATACGACACAATGTTGATCGAACTTAATCCGTTTATTCAGCGTACTGATGCCTGCCTGTTTTCCTGGCTGAATGGCGGGGATTTTAATGGCCGCATAAGAGTGAATCTTAGTCAGGCGGATGCGTTGGCAGAAAAGCGCAGAAGGCCTTATCTACTATAG
- a CDS encoding PAAR domain-containing protein encodes MGKPVAILGHMHVCPKVEPGPVPHVGGPIIDAGQSVVTINGTPVAVVGGKALCTGVGMQDGLVSGSSLFTIEGKPVVRMGDGCAHGGKIVQGWPTITSD; translated from the coding sequence ATGGGAAAACCCGTCGCAATACTCGGTCACATGCATGTCTGTCCAAAAGTCGAACCCGGCCCAGTACCGCATGTAGGTGGCCCAATTATTGATGCAGGACAGTCAGTTGTTACTATCAATGGAACCCCTGTTGCCGTTGTCGGGGGAAAAGCGTTGTGTACTGGTGTAGGCATGCAGGATGGACTGGTTTCGGGGTCATCTCTCTTTACTATTGAAGGCAAGCCAGTTGTAAGAATGGGCGATGGATGTGCTCACGGTGGAAAAATAGTACAAGGTTGGCCAACAATAACATCTGATTGA
- a CDS encoding NACHT domain-containing protein codes for MAKEDESVSISEKGLEIIERIFNSLWSNNTSQDIWHWLILALFIITIGGCIVIFLLKSFGEVIELLIKFIEIYKTSGLPVWLSKDNEKRVRRRKQFCAVLEADLAYLAKAENWNDQYFTDLEAEVESEGGYYASAIDKLRRKKSFGLRKERSLVRAITSSTERAMQLVGEPGSGKSVALRHLAKQLAEQGKKSNDKNATVPLYINLREMEFSNADAVNVDTVREFILDNIRRGDADTSAFVKENWDDYCNRGLWLFLFDSFDEIPAVLHSVSGDNIIRSYSQALRQFLEGMGECKGILASREFKGPEALPWKKLRILPLSGDKQDELIRNSFLKEEHMNLVRQHLAGSHSSIGSTPLFLTLLCRYVRDEQHAPSNDHDILLQHIERLAKREPDYLFRKYTLNPEELIIGAERLARLFAEDDTLSLAPSLDQIRVKLKNEELPGKSLENLISALVDSKIGRADVPNAAPGDRRFAFAHRRYQEALFVRYLTGHPNILSATELLTQDRWREYTVTLLQTCSFEAINSILVQASVILEESCTVNKYTHCGTPPLPEDLIYFDWTSEKAIPLLSLLQEGLAHRIHDVPEYLSLAASKFLMPRWEKGDSWDRCEVLRLGGLLPQDTLVACLVETFNHGTKSERQNAFRQAAFASKLPDEARAVVLRMLSDQVILAKNREELLTIEALAARLPSDMGANIVVSRGKRLRNNLEFFKKSLPRFLLINPFSIITTVANSMLVAMDMLPRHSLRHIKNNYQSSKIEIDFTFSFAILLASWIIITVNLVNKPTNLTVISFILFSLLILLVIIMFSPFLVRHQGKKIKFHDVMIWIIKHLNIKVFLKASTILIFFGAVFLSICLALGYSLCWLVKKFIPAHIFDLGEVTLNIIFLIGLVNVIGIFYLYIVFNFLANYKRIRVMNKDSAFKLRDEKNKQISDLSILYSAESYEQLIFWLHHDDGLISNTHSIRSFSSFIMSFLRHENYAGENPDKLRPMCLKARKPSPTPQVVESVRELKTLRQSLEDRFAKCSK; via the coding sequence GTGGCAAAAGAAGATGAATCAGTTAGCATTTCAGAAAAAGGATTGGAAATCATTGAAAGAATATTTAATTCATTATGGTCTAATAATACATCTCAAGATATATGGCACTGGTTGATTTTGGCTTTATTTATTATTACAATAGGGGGATGTATAGTAATATTTTTATTAAAATCGTTTGGGGAAGTAATTGAGCTTCTCATAAAATTCATTGAGATATACAAAACCAGTGGCCTTCCTGTTTGGTTAAGCAAAGACAATGAAAAAAGAGTTAGAAGAAGAAAGCAATTTTGTGCAGTACTTGAAGCAGACCTTGCTTATTTGGCTAAAGCAGAAAACTGGAATGATCAATATTTTACTGACCTTGAAGCTGAGGTGGAATCTGAGGGAGGGTATTATGCTTCTGCCATAGACAAGTTGCGCAGAAAAAAATCTTTTGGATTACGTAAGGAACGCTCGCTTGTTCGAGCCATCACATCCAGTACTGAGCGTGCGATGCAACTGGTCGGTGAACCTGGGTCAGGGAAAAGTGTGGCATTACGGCATCTTGCAAAGCAGTTAGCTGAGCAAGGTAAAAAATCAAATGATAAAAATGCAACAGTCCCGCTTTATATCAACCTTCGTGAGATGGAATTCAGTAATGCTGATGCAGTAAACGTGGATACCGTGCGTGAATTCATACTCGATAATATTCGTCGAGGAGATGCTGATACTTCAGCATTTGTTAAAGAAAACTGGGACGACTACTGTAACAGAGGATTATGGCTATTCCTATTTGATTCATTTGATGAAATTCCCGCCGTTCTCCATTCGGTAAGTGGAGACAACATAATAAGAAGTTACTCTCAAGCACTCAGGCAGTTCTTGGAGGGCATGGGAGAATGCAAAGGGATATTAGCATCACGGGAATTTAAAGGCCCTGAAGCTCTCCCCTGGAAAAAACTGAGGATTCTACCACTGAGTGGGGATAAGCAAGATGAACTGATACGTAATTCTTTCCTTAAAGAAGAACATATGAATTTGGTTCGTCAACACCTTGCTGGCTCTCATAGCAGTATAGGTTCAACACCACTATTCTTAACACTACTGTGCCGATACGTCAGGGATGAGCAACATGCTCCTAGTAACGATCATGACATATTGCTGCAGCATATTGAAAGGCTGGCAAAACGTGAACCAGATTATTTGTTTCGTAAGTATACGTTAAATCCTGAAGAACTGATCATCGGGGCCGAGCGCTTAGCCAGGCTATTTGCAGAAGATGATACATTGAGTCTGGCACCTTCTCTCGACCAGATACGGGTGAAATTAAAAAATGAAGAGCTTCCTGGGAAATCTCTTGAGAATCTCATTTCTGCACTAGTTGATTCTAAAATTGGAAGGGCCGATGTTCCTAATGCAGCTCCGGGCGACCGTCGTTTTGCTTTTGCTCACCGTCGTTATCAGGAAGCTCTATTTGTCCGCTACCTTACAGGCCACCCGAATATTCTCTCAGCGACAGAGCTTCTTACACAGGACCGTTGGCGTGAATACACTGTTACGCTTTTGCAAACCTGTAGTTTTGAAGCAATAAACAGCATCTTAGTGCAAGCCAGTGTCATACTGGAAGAAAGTTGTACGGTAAATAAATATACTCACTGTGGGACTCCCCCTCTTCCAGAAGATTTGATCTATTTTGACTGGACCTCTGAAAAGGCAATTCCTCTTCTTAGTTTGCTACAGGAAGGACTAGCTCATCGCATTCATGACGTACCTGAATACCTCTCTCTGGCTGCGTCTAAGTTTCTAATGCCTCGTTGGGAAAAAGGCGATTCATGGGATCGATGCGAGGTACTTCGTTTAGGTGGGCTTTTGCCACAGGATACTTTAGTTGCCTGTCTTGTAGAGACGTTCAATCATGGTACAAAATCTGAGCGGCAAAATGCTTTCAGGCAAGCGGCATTTGCTTCTAAGCTTCCAGACGAGGCAAGAGCGGTTGTTTTGAGAATGCTCTCAGACCAAGTTATACTCGCTAAAAATAGAGAGGAATTACTAACTATTGAAGCTTTGGCGGCGAGGTTACCTTCAGATATGGGGGCAAATATTGTTGTCTCGCGAGGTAAGCGTTTGAGAAACAACCTTGAATTTTTCAAAAAATCTCTACCACGGTTCTTATTAATTAACCCCTTTTCTATTATTACCACTGTAGCAAACTCAATGCTTGTTGCAATGGATATGCTACCACGACACTCGTTAAGGCACATTAAAAATAATTACCAAAGCTCAAAAATTGAAATAGATTTCACGTTTTCTTTCGCGATTCTGCTGGCCTCTTGGATTATAATTACAGTAAATTTAGTAAACAAACCAACAAACTTAACAGTAATATCTTTTATTTTATTTTCACTTTTGATATTGCTAGTTATTATTATGTTTTCTCCTTTTTTGGTTCGCCATCAAGGCAAGAAGATTAAATTTCATGATGTTATGATCTGGATTATCAAACATCTAAATATCAAGGTTTTTTTGAAAGCTTCAACTATTTTAATTTTTTTTGGGGCTGTTTTTCTATCAATTTGCTTGGCGCTGGGGTATAGCTTGTGCTGGCTGGTCAAAAAGTTTATCCCTGCACATATTTTTGACTTGGGTGAGGTGACTTTAAATATCATCTTCTTGATAGGGTTAGTTAATGTCATTGGGATTTTTTACTTATATATTGTTTTTAATTTTTTGGCTAATTACAAACGAATTAGGGTGATGAATAAAGATTCAGCTTTTAAGTTGAGAGATGAAAAAAATAAGCAAATCTCTGATTTATCAATTCTCTACTCTGCCGAAAGTTATGAGCAACTGATTTTCTGGCTTCACCATGATGACGGTTTGATTAGTAATACGCATTCAATTCGTTCCTTTTCAAGTTTTATCATGAGTTTTTTACGACATGAAAATTATGCTGGTGAAAATCCAGATAAACTAAGACCTATGTGTTTGAAGGCAAGAAAACCTTCCCCAACACCTCAGGTTGTTGAATCAGTCAGGGAACTTAAAACTTTGCGCCAATCTTTAGAAGACAGATTCGCTAAGTGTAGTAAATAA
- a CDS encoding TrbI/VirB10 family protein: MQPESQADSTPAPSEKVASETLVLRSRPRPVTRLNRRSLFILTGGLALAVLAATLWALQRPRPHDNGELAERYNVERVAKTEALNRLPADYTRLPTKPAEVTPVLGPPLPGDMGPPMIRAAKAVTPSGPDAYESASQARLKEAEDAAASPVFFRRGSQPAPPPASTSPSPAPIATDPMAEQGAVSGIRQDQKEAFLLGDMTDTRNHGDLRLPASPYQVMAGTVIAGALVTGIRSDLPGPVIATVTEPVYDSATGHYLLIPQGSRLLGKYNSQVSYGQSRVQVVWNRIILPDTSSLTLDNLAGADPAGYVGLEDQVDWHWDRVIAGAAMTTLLGVGAELAAPENRQHGDRIILAGRDSLQDSVSQVGQELTRRNLDIQPTLTERPGLPVRIIVNRDLVLRPYQPLFFNQGSAR; this comes from the coding sequence ATGCAACCGGAATCACAGGCGGATAGCACGCCAGCACCGTCAGAGAAGGTGGCCTCCGAGACACTGGTGCTGCGCAGCAGGCCACGCCCGGTGACCCGGCTGAACCGGCGCTCGCTGTTCATCCTGACCGGCGGTTTGGCGCTGGCGGTGCTGGCGGCGACGCTGTGGGCGTTACAGCGCCCCAGGCCGCATGATAACGGTGAACTGGCTGAACGCTATAACGTCGAGCGGGTGGCGAAAACCGAAGCACTGAACCGGTTGCCGGCGGATTACACCCGGTTGCCGACGAAACCTGCGGAGGTGACGCCTGTGTTGGGGCCGCCGCTGCCGGGGGATATGGGGCCGCCCATGATCCGTGCCGCTAAGGCGGTCACACCATCCGGGCCAGATGCTTATGAGTCGGCGAGTCAGGCACGCCTGAAAGAAGCCGAAGACGCCGCCGCCTCGCCGGTGTTCTTTCGTCGTGGCAGCCAGCCGGCACCACCACCGGCGTCCACCAGCCCATCTCCGGCCCCGATTGCGACTGACCCTATGGCCGAGCAGGGGGCGGTTTCCGGTATCCGGCAGGATCAGAAAGAGGCGTTCCTGCTCGGTGACATGACCGATACCCGAAATCACGGCGATCTGCGGCTACCGGCTTCGCCTTATCAGGTGATGGCGGGAACGGTGATTGCCGGGGCGCTGGTGACCGGTATTCGTTCCGACCTGCCGGGGCCGGTGATCGCCACCGTCACCGAACCGGTCTACGACAGCGCGACCGGACATTATCTGCTAATCCCGCAAGGCTCGCGCTTGCTGGGGAAATACAATAGCCAGGTCAGCTATGGGCAAAGCCGGGTTCAGGTGGTCTGGAACCGCATTATCCTGCCGGATACGTCATCGCTGACGCTGGATAATCTGGCCGGTGCCGACCCGGCCGGTTACGTCGGGCTGGAAGATCAGGTGGACTGGCATTGGGATCGTGTGATTGCCGGTGCAGCAATGACCACACTACTGGGGGTGGGAGCCGAACTCGCTGCCCCGGAGAACCGACAGCATGGCGATCGTATTATCCTTGCCGGACGTGACAGTTTGCAGGATTCGGTCAGTCAGGTGGGACAAGAGCTCACCCGGCGTAACCTCGATATTCAGCCGACACTGACCGAACGGCCAGGTCTGCCGGTTCGTATCATCGTCAACAGGGATTTGGTGTTAAGGCCGTATCAACCACTGTTTTTTAATCAGGGGAGTGCACGTTGA
- a CDS encoding SMI1/KNR4 family protein translates to MEIQKEDLVKWETDDPDLVIESVTINKRIGDIEEKLQVHLPDEYKDYIHLVADQACGPLEDIDHFLVRYDGRVRKALMAILFPTEQVISSTNLLKESIYENRSLLPTGLIAIGSDYDDDGDAYIIYDVRPNSPTYKSVFHWRYYIDNLSVGDGLGLLALSLKEFLYTPTSEDKL, encoded by the coding sequence ATGGAAATACAGAAAGAAGATTTGGTTAAGTGGGAAACGGATGATCCTGATTTAGTTATTGAATCTGTAACGATCAACAAAAGAATCGGGGATATCGAAGAAAAACTTCAGGTTCACTTGCCAGATGAATATAAAGATTATATTCATCTGGTTGCCGATCAAGCTTGCGGTCCGCTAGAAGATATAGATCATTTTTTAGTGCGGTATGATGGAAGAGTGAGAAAAGCATTAATGGCTATCTTATTCCCCACAGAACAGGTAATCAGCTCGACTAATCTTTTAAAAGAATCAATATACGAAAACAGATCACTATTACCGACTGGTCTTATCGCAATTGGTTCAGACTATGACGATGATGGTGATGCATATATTATATACGACGTAAGACCCAACTCCCCAACATATAAAAGTGTATTTCACTGGCGATATTACATCGACAATCTATCGGTTGGTGATGGGTTAGGATTGTTAGCTCTATCGCTAAAAGAATTTCTATACACACCAACGTCAGAAGATAAGTTGTAA
- a CDS encoding DUF6932 family protein yields the protein MTNIPAFNEKGYLPEGTHSCSEQQFIERFCTISEERSDLKQAFIDILDFANTRNAICVYVGGSYVTRKQNPNDLDVVIVFRNKEHIPSRSERWIIDGKRTDIMFCSADDPVVTASFIKLLSFERYGSSVGVIQINLDHTDEPWTTHHEPDDNTYEVIKRTYFNRHLVDLNKASGVLVTIHGIMTHAEWNANIIPIASSQGWIVAPYIYGYTTPDILLNKGKRKEAVDAFRDWIYSIKQDFCRNGEAISVIAHSFGTYLIGAYLDGFNEVSPVRFNTIILTGSILNEGYDWESCIGYKVARVRNEIAPNDQWVSLMQRNPSEWLGLDPLFGQAGAKGFTSQSRILTQHTNKIFDHNNVIKKDVITSMWMPFLNSNKYASDEEYYKRYMGHSKNGGQ from the coding sequence ATGACGAATATTCCTGCTTTTAATGAGAAAGGGTATCTGCCAGAAGGCACCCACAGTTGTTCTGAGCAACAATTTATTGAGCGCTTCTGTACGATCAGCGAAGAACGCTCGGATCTAAAACAAGCATTTATCGATATTCTGGATTTCGCAAACACGCGCAATGCAATATGTGTTTACGTCGGCGGTTCTTATGTTACAAGGAAACAAAATCCAAACGATTTGGATGTCGTAATCGTATTTCGGAACAAAGAGCACATCCCATCGAGATCTGAACGATGGATTATTGATGGAAAGCGTACAGATATTATGTTTTGCTCGGCTGACGATCCCGTCGTTACCGCGTCATTTATAAAACTGCTGTCTTTCGAGCGCTACGGCAGTAGCGTGGGTGTAATTCAAATCAATCTTGACCACACAGATGAACCGTGGACGACTCATCATGAACCAGATGACAATACCTACGAAGTCATCAAAAGAACCTATTTCAACCGACATCTGGTCGACTTGAACAAGGCATCGGGGGTGCTGGTTACTATCCACGGGATAATGACGCATGCGGAATGGAATGCGAATATTATCCCTATTGCGAGCAGTCAAGGGTGGATCGTCGCCCCTTACATTTACGGTTATACCACTCCTGACATCCTTTTGAATAAAGGGAAACGAAAAGAAGCGGTGGACGCCTTTAGGGACTGGATTTATTCGATTAAGCAGGATTTTTGCCGGAACGGTGAAGCGATTTCAGTGATTGCACACTCCTTTGGAACCTATCTGATAGGTGCTTACCTTGATGGTTTCAATGAAGTTTCTCCGGTCCGTTTCAACACAATTATTCTTACCGGCAGCATTCTGAATGAAGGCTATGATTGGGAAAGTTGTATCGGCTATAAAGTTGCGCGGGTCAGAAACGAAATAGCACCCAACGACCAGTGGGTAAGCTTGATGCAGAGGAATCCATCAGAATGGCTTGGCCTCGATCCACTCTTTGGCCAAGCAGGAGCAAAAGGCTTTACCTCTCAGAGTCGTATTCTTACGCAGCACACCAATAAAATTTTCGATCACAATAATGTCATTAAAAAAGATGTCATAACATCAATGTGGATGCCGTTTCTGAACAGCAATAAGTACGCGTCAGATGAAGAATATTATAAGCGCTACATGGGGCATTCTAAAAATGGCGGCCAATAA
- a CDS encoding type II toxin-antitoxin system RelE/ParE family toxin — protein sequence MTATVRWERQAIADREDIYRYLYQNAGLEVANATDDKFAAAVALLETTPEAGVSIGKSGERRKLVLARLPFILVYALKRHSGDVHILRLLHTARDVSARYRSR from the coding sequence GTGACGGCAACGGTTCGCTGGGAAAGGCAAGCTATCGCTGACCGCGAAGACATTTACCGTTACCTGTACCAGAACGCGGGACTGGAGGTCGCCAATGCCACCGATGACAAATTCGCCGCCGCAGTGGCGTTGCTGGAAACCACCCCGGAAGCGGGCGTCAGCATAGGGAAATCGGGAGAACGGCGTAAACTGGTGCTGGCCCGGCTGCCGTTTATTTTGGTCTATGCGCTGAAACGCCACAGCGGCGACGTACATATCTTACGGCTATTGCATACCGCCCGGGATGTGTCGGCACGCTACCGTTCCAGATAA